A single genomic interval of Nevskia ramosa DSM 11499 harbors:
- the hrpB gene encoding ATP-dependent helicase HrpB, giving the protein MTSVKLPDYPALAALPALREALAMPGGRAVLAAPPGSGKTTVVPLALLDEPWLTAKKIVMLEPRRVAARASAARMASLLGEKSGETVGYQVRFERKIGPATRIEVITEGLLTRRLQADPELPGVGLVIFDEFHERSLDADLALALTLDAAASLNEALRVLVMSATLDTERVSALLGGAPIVTASGRMFPVDVRFAPPRPGTSTDIAVADACAAALAERDGDVLAFLPGGREIRGAQRILESRLGTGVVVHPLYGDLSSAEQDLALAPNRDGRRKVILATNIAQTSLTVEGVTTVVDAGLARVARFDLGAGANALELQRISRASAEQRAGRAGRLGPGTAVRLWSRDQHGQLPAHDTPDILAVDLSRLALELAVWGVSDPTTLALMDQPPAASWSQAREVLAAIGAVGTDGRITAHGKALARLPATPRIAHMLMVAKAAGLAGTAAWTAAVLDERDSGADLAQAVRNAHSGKADAGALRRMRETVRQLLRLVDADERATIDADAIGRIVAMAYPERLARRRAETRGARDVGYLCADGGEARIPERDVLAASEWLAIAHWEPGNPRRIRAAAALSEREVLVDQAARIVNLADVAWNEQQRAVLAERQTRLGAIVLERKPMNQPDGERQRAAMIEGIRSLGIAALPWSEGARQWQARVASLRAWRGSEDWPDVSDEALAESLTEWLTPYLSGITRREHLARLDLAGILNGRLDYPQQQRLSRLAPTHVDVPSGSRVALEYLADAAPPVLAVKLQELFGATQTPTVNEGRMAVSLHLLSPGRRPIQVTRDLAGFWARTYEEVRKELKGRYPRHPWPDDPLAAAPTARAKPRGT; this is encoded by the coding sequence ATGACTTCCGTGAAGCTGCCGGACTATCCGGCACTGGCCGCGCTGCCGGCGCTGCGCGAGGCGCTGGCGATGCCGGGTGGCCGCGCCGTGCTGGCCGCGCCGCCGGGTTCCGGCAAGACCACGGTGGTGCCGCTGGCGCTGCTCGACGAGCCGTGGCTGACGGCTAAGAAGATCGTGATGCTCGAACCGCGCCGGGTTGCCGCGCGTGCCTCGGCGGCGCGGATGGCCAGCCTGCTCGGCGAGAAGAGCGGCGAGACGGTGGGTTATCAGGTGCGCTTCGAGCGCAAGATCGGCCCGGCGACGCGCATCGAAGTGATCACCGAAGGCCTGCTGACCCGGCGCCTGCAGGCCGATCCTGAGCTGCCCGGCGTCGGCCTGGTGATCTTCGACGAGTTCCACGAGCGCAGCCTCGATGCCGATCTGGCGCTGGCCCTGACCCTGGACGCCGCCGCATCGCTGAACGAAGCGCTGCGGGTGCTGGTGATGTCGGCGACGCTCGATACCGAGCGTGTTTCGGCACTGCTTGGCGGCGCGCCGATCGTCACCGCATCGGGCCGGATGTTTCCGGTCGACGTGCGTTTCGCGCCGCCACGTCCGGGTACGTCCACCGATATTGCGGTCGCCGATGCCTGTGCCGCCGCGCTCGCCGAACGGGATGGCGACGTGCTCGCATTTCTGCCTGGCGGCCGGGAGATTCGCGGCGCCCAGCGCATCCTCGAATCGCGGCTCGGAACCGGCGTCGTCGTGCATCCGCTGTATGGCGATCTGTCGAGCGCCGAGCAGGATCTGGCACTGGCGCCGAACCGTGATGGCCGACGCAAGGTGATCCTGGCGACCAACATCGCCCAGACCAGCCTGACCGTCGAAGGCGTGACCACGGTCGTCGATGCCGGGCTGGCGCGCGTCGCCCGGTTCGATCTCGGTGCCGGCGCCAACGCGCTAGAGCTGCAAAGGATTTCTCGGGCGAGTGCGGAGCAGCGCGCCGGCCGCGCCGGTCGCCTTGGGCCGGGAACTGCTGTCCGTCTGTGGAGCCGCGACCAGCATGGCCAGCTGCCGGCGCATGACACGCCGGACATCCTCGCCGTCGATCTGTCGCGGCTGGCGCTGGAATTGGCCGTCTGGGGCGTGTCCGATCCAACGACCTTGGCGCTGATGGATCAGCCGCCTGCCGCTTCCTGGTCACAGGCGCGTGAGGTGCTGGCCGCGATCGGCGCTGTCGGCACCGATGGCCGGATCACCGCGCACGGCAAGGCGCTGGCGCGCTTGCCGGCGACGCCGCGCATCGCTCACATGCTGATGGTCGCGAAAGCCGCTGGCTTGGCCGGCACGGCCGCCTGGACCGCTGCGGTGCTCGATGAACGCGACAGCGGTGCCGATCTCGCCCAGGCAGTGCGCAACGCCCATTCCGGTAAGGCCGATGCCGGCGCACTGCGACGGATGCGCGAAACCGTGCGCCAGCTGCTGCGGCTGGTCGATGCCGACGAGCGGGCGACGATCGATGCCGATGCCATCGGCCGAATCGTCGCGATGGCCTACCCCGAACGGTTGGCGCGGCGGCGCGCCGAGACCCGCGGCGCGCGGGACGTCGGCTATCTGTGTGCCGATGGCGGCGAGGCGCGGATTCCCGAGCGCGATGTGCTGGCAGCGTCCGAGTGGCTGGCGATCGCTCACTGGGAACCCGGCAATCCACGGCGGATTCGTGCTGCAGCCGCTTTGTCCGAGCGCGAGGTGCTGGTCGATCAGGCGGCGCGGATCGTCAATCTGGCCGATGTTGCCTGGAACGAGCAGCAGCGGGCGGTGCTCGCCGAGCGGCAGACGCGGCTCGGCGCGATCGTGCTCGAGCGCAAGCCGATGAACCAGCCGGACGGCGAGCGCCAGCGCGCGGCGATGATCGAAGGCATCCGAAGCCTCGGAATCGCTGCGTTGCCGTGGAGCGAGGGCGCGCGGCAATGGCAGGCGCGCGTCGCGAGCCTGCGGGCCTGGCGCGGCAGCGAGGATTGGCCGGATGTCTCCGACGAGGCGCTGGCCGAATCCCTGACCGAATGGCTGACGCCGTATCTGTCCGGCATCACTCGGCGCGAGCATCTGGCGCGGCTCGATCTGGCCGGCATCCTCAATGGCCGGCTCGACTATCCGCAGCAGCAGCGGCTGTCGCGGCTGGCGCCGACGCATGTCGACGTGCCGAGCGGCTCACGGGTAGCGCTCGAATATCTGGCCGATGCCGCGCCGCCGGTGCTGGCGGTAAAGCTGCAGGAATTGTTCGGCGCCACCCAGACACCGACGGTCAACGAGGGGCGCATGGCGGTCTCGCTGCATCTGCTGTCGCCGGGCCGGCGGCCGATCCAGGTGACCCGCGATCTGGCCGGCTTCTGGGCTCGCACCTACGAGGAAGTTCGCAAGGAACTGAAGGGCCGCTATCCGCGTCATCCTTGGCCGGATGACCCGCTGGCAGCCGCGCCAACGGCCCGAGCCAAGCCGCGCGGGACCTGA
- the tuf gene encoding elongation factor Tu — protein sequence MAKEKFDRTKPHVNVGTIGHVDHGKTTTTAALTKISADKGWGTYIPYDQVAKASESQGRRDSTKILTIATSHVEYSTKNRHYAHVDCPGHADYVKNMITGAAQMDGAILVVSATDGPMPQTREHVLLAKQVNVPKIVVWLNKCDLVEDAELLELVEMEVRDLLGKYGFPDDGPVIKGSATKAIAGDPVWVARLEELYDALDSYIPEPMREIDKPFLLPVEDVFSISGRGTVATGRIERGIVKVGEEVEIVGLKDTVKTIVTGVEMFRKLLDQGQAGDNVGLLLRGTKREDIERGQVLCKPGTIKPHTDFEAEVYVLGKDEGGRHTPFFKGYRPQFYFRTTDVTGAVELPEGTEMVMPGDNVKVKVELIVPIAMEEQVRFAIREGGRTVGAGVVTKILK from the coding sequence ATGGCAAAAGAGAAATTTGACCGTACCAAGCCGCACGTGAACGTGGGGACGATTGGGCATGTGGATCATGGCAAGACGACGACGACTGCGGCGCTGACGAAGATCAGCGCTGACAAGGGCTGGGGCACGTACATTCCGTACGACCAGGTTGCGAAGGCATCCGAGAGCCAGGGCCGTCGTGACTCGACGAAGATCCTGACGATTGCGACGTCGCACGTCGAGTACTCGACGAAGAACCGCCACTACGCCCACGTTGACTGCCCGGGCCATGCGGACTACGTCAAGAACATGATCACCGGAGCCGCGCAGATGGACGGCGCGATCCTGGTGGTGTCGGCGACCGACGGCCCGATGCCGCAGACGCGTGAACACGTGCTGCTGGCCAAGCAGGTCAATGTGCCGAAGATCGTGGTCTGGCTGAACAAGTGCGATCTGGTGGAAGACGCCGAACTGCTGGAGCTGGTCGAAATGGAAGTTCGCGACCTGCTCGGCAAGTACGGCTTCCCGGATGACGGCCCGGTAATCAAGGGCTCGGCGACCAAGGCGATTGCCGGCGACCCGGTCTGGGTGGCGCGTCTGGAAGAACTGTACGACGCCCTGGATTCCTACATCCCGGAACCGATGCGCGAAATCGACAAGCCGTTCCTGCTGCCGGTGGAAGACGTGTTCTCCATCTCCGGACGCGGCACGGTGGCCACGGGCCGCATCGAGCGCGGCATCGTCAAGGTGGGCGAAGAAGTCGAGATCGTCGGCCTGAAGGACACCGTCAAGACCATCGTCACCGGCGTTGAAATGTTCCGCAAGCTGCTGGATCAGGGCCAGGCGGGCGACAACGTGGGTCTGCTGCTGCGTGGCACCAAGCGCGAAGACATCGAGCGCGGCCAGGTGCTGTGCAAGCCGGGCACGATCAAGCCGCATACCGACTTCGAAGCCGAAGTGTATGTGCTGGGCAAGGACGAAGGCGGCCGCCACACGCCGTTCTTCAAGGGCTACCGCCCGCAGTTCTACTTCCGCACGACGGACGTGACGGGCGCTGTCGAGCTGCCGGAAGGCACCGAGATGGTGATGCCGGGCGACAACGTGAAGGTGAAGGTGGAACTGATTGTTCCGATCGCAATGGAAGAGCAGGTTCGCTTCGCCATTCGTGAAGGCGGCCGCACTGTCGGTGCCGGCGTCGTTACCAAGATCCTGAAGTAA
- a CDS encoding TIGR03862 family flavoprotein: MTLVTTNPQRRVAVIGGGPAGLMTAETLAAAGVTVDVYDAMANCGRKFLIAGKGGLNLTHGESFEPFVSRYGTRAAAIRPLLESFGADQLREWAKSLGVETFVGSSNRVFPSDLKAAPLLRGWLRRLRESGVHFHLRHRWAGWNEDGALRFTTSTGDVAVATDAVVLALGGGSWRRLGSDGRWVPLLTEKGIDVAPLTPSNCGFESRWSDILRSRCAGQPVKPVAARLSPEQGGLPEFRQGEFIITGVGVEGSLIYALSPALRDAISAHGVARLELDLMPGVSLAAMTERLAKPRGSQSMAKHLHRAGIDGVKASLLRECAPEKAFADPAALAAQIKTLSLPLHATRPIDDAISTAGGVRFEALDARLMVQQLPGTFCAGEMLDWEAPTGGYLLTACFASGRTAAQGALDWLARSGNHIASP; this comes from the coding sequence ATCACGCTCGTGACGACAAACCCGCAACGCCGCGTCGCCGTCATCGGCGGCGGCCCGGCCGGATTGATGACGGCGGAAACGCTGGCTGCCGCCGGCGTCACCGTCGATGTCTACGACGCCATGGCCAACTGCGGCCGCAAATTCCTGATCGCCGGCAAGGGCGGCCTGAACCTGACGCACGGCGAAAGCTTCGAACCATTCGTATCGCGCTACGGCACGCGTGCAGCAGCGATCCGGCCGCTGCTCGAAAGCTTCGGTGCCGATCAACTGCGCGAGTGGGCGAAAAGCCTGGGCGTGGAAACCTTTGTCGGCAGCTCCAACCGCGTATTCCCGAGCGATCTCAAGGCCGCGCCACTGCTGCGCGGCTGGCTGCGCCGGCTGCGCGAGAGCGGCGTGCACTTCCATCTGCGCCATCGCTGGGCCGGCTGGAATGAGGACGGCGCGCTGCGCTTCACCACATCTACGGGCGATGTCGCAGTGGCGACCGATGCCGTGGTGCTCGCACTCGGTGGCGGCAGCTGGCGACGGCTCGGTTCCGATGGCCGCTGGGTTCCGCTGCTCACCGAAAAGGGCATCGACGTCGCACCGTTGACGCCCAGCAACTGCGGCTTCGAAAGCCGCTGGAGCGACATCCTGCGCAGCCGCTGCGCCGGCCAGCCGGTCAAGCCGGTCGCTGCTCGCTTGAGCCCCGAACAAGGCGGCCTGCCTGAGTTCCGGCAAGGCGAATTCATCATCACCGGCGTCGGCGTGGAAGGCAGCCTGATCTACGCGTTGTCGCCGGCCCTGCGCGACGCGATCAGCGCTCACGGCGTCGCTCGCCTGGAACTGGATCTGATGCCCGGCGTCTCGCTGGCTGCGATGACTGAACGCCTGGCCAAGCCGCGCGGCTCGCAGTCGATGGCCAAGCACCTGCATCGCGCCGGCATCGATGGCGTCAAGGCTTCGCTGCTGCGTGAATGCGCGCCGGAAAAAGCCTTCGCCGATCCAGCCGCGCTGGCCGCGCAGATCAAGACGCTCAGCCTGCCGCTGCACGCCACCCGGCCGATCGACGATGCGATCTCGACTGCCGGCGGTGTTCGCTTTGAAGCGCTCGACGCTCGGCTGATGGTCCAGCAGCTACCCGGCACCTTCTGCGCCGGCGAAATGCTCGACTGGGAAGCGCCGACCGGCGGCTACCTGCTCACCGCCTGCTTTGCCAGCGGCCGGACTGCCGCTCAGGGCGCGCTGGACTGGCTGGCGCGCAGCGGCAACCACATCGCATCGCCGTAG
- a CDS encoding DUF421 domain-containing protein — MWQLTVPWWELVLRSIAVYVFLLVLLRMTGRRQVGQLSPFDLILLLVLSNAVQNSMNGGDNSLIGGLISAATLVTINFLLDYATTASNRLDRLIGGRPQILIRNGRLRTENLAAANLSRRDINAALRKAGCIRIEEVRLAMLETNGAISVVLRKSRS, encoded by the coding sequence ATGTGGCAACTGACCGTACCGTGGTGGGAGCTGGTGCTTCGCTCCATTGCCGTCTATGTGTTCCTGCTGGTGCTGCTGCGGATGACTGGCCGACGACAGGTCGGGCAGCTGTCGCCGTTTGATCTGATCCTGCTGCTGGTGTTGTCGAACGCCGTGCAGAACTCGATGAATGGCGGCGACAACTCCCTGATCGGCGGCCTGATTTCTGCCGCGACTCTGGTGACGATCAACTTCCTGCTCGACTACGCGACCACCGCCAGCAATCGCCTGGATCGCCTGATCGGCGGCCGGCCACAGATCCTGATTCGCAACGGCCGCCTGCGTACCGAAAACCTCGCCGCCGCCAACCTGTCCCGGCGCGACATCAATGCCGCGCTGCGCAAGGCCGGCTGCATTCGTATCGAAGAGGTTCGCTTGGCGATGCTGGAAACCAATGGCGCGATCAGCGTCGTGCTGCGCAAATCACGCTCGTGA
- a CDS encoding MOSC domain-containing protein, translated as MALISTGNRAGTITGLFAGSVQAMPGDGRPTAIFKQPVIGAMAVGLEGLVGDAQADRRVHGGPEKALHHFPLETHARLAALFPEAAATLVAGALGENISTSGIEEKDVCIGDVFTLGSVRVQLCQPRTPCWKIEARHGVDGMTRAVADAGIAGWYYRVLEPGMVAVGDRFELIDRVPEAPTLVRFWEIVHAHRPPLADLEALRDVPGLASNWQSKLAQRIDWLRRN; from the coding sequence ATGGCTCTCATCTCTACCGGCAACCGTGCTGGAACCATCACCGGCCTGTTCGCCGGCAGCGTGCAGGCCATGCCCGGCGACGGCCGGCCGACGGCGATCTTCAAGCAGCCGGTGATCGGTGCGATGGCGGTGGGCCTGGAGGGTCTGGTCGGCGATGCGCAAGCCGATCGCCGTGTCCACGGCGGGCCGGAAAAGGCCCTGCATCACTTTCCGCTGGAAACCCATGCGCGGCTCGCGGCACTGTTTCCGGAGGCCGCCGCGACTCTGGTCGCCGGGGCGCTCGGCGAAAACATCTCGACCTCCGGCATCGAAGAAAAGGACGTCTGCATCGGCGACGTGTTTACGCTCGGCAGCGTCCGCGTGCAGCTCTGCCAGCCGCGCACGCCGTGCTGGAAGATCGAGGCGCGGCACGGTGTCGACGGCATGACCCGGGCGGTCGCCGATGCCGGCATCGCCGGCTGGTACTACCGGGTGCTGGAGCCGGGGATGGTCGCCGTCGGTGACCGCTTTGAGTTGATCGACCGGGTTCCTGAGGCGCCGACCTTGGTCCGGTTCTGGGAAATCGTCCACGCTCATCGGCCACCCCTGGCCGACCTGGAAGCGCTGCGCGACGTACCAGGGCTGGCCTCGAACTGGCAGAGCAAGCTCGCCCAGCGCATCGACTGGCTACGCCGCAACTGA
- the queA gene encoding tRNA preQ1(34) S-adenosylmethionine ribosyltransferase-isomerase QueA, producing the protein MQRSDFRYELPSELIAQVPPATRSGGRMLVVDSVVDAGADDFRDANVVDLPAELRAGDLLVLNDTRVIRARLHGVKESGGRIEAMIERVLDTRRALAQIKASKTPKASSSLLFADGALIATVLAKHDDLYELEFDTDDLLAALDAHGELPLPPYIQRTADERKSSAGDDARYQTVWAREPGAVAAPTASLHFDEAMLAAIRARGVSIAFTTLHVGAGTFQPVRVDDLATHVMHAERLTVTAELAQAVADAKARGGRIVAAGTTVVRALETASAETGIVEPYQGETRLFITPGYAFRVVDALLTNFHLPESTLLMLVCAFGGYQRVMAAYRHAVEQRYRFFSYGDAMWLPLRASQSSAP; encoded by the coding sequence ATGCAACGCAGTGATTTCCGTTACGAGCTTCCTTCCGAGCTGATTGCCCAGGTTCCGCCGGCCACCCGCAGTGGCGGCCGGATGCTGGTGGTCGATTCTGTGGTCGATGCCGGGGCAGACGATTTCCGGGATGCGAACGTCGTCGATCTGCCGGCCGAGCTGCGTGCCGGCGATCTGCTGGTGCTGAACGACACGCGGGTGATCCGGGCGCGGCTGCATGGCGTCAAGGAATCGGGAGGCAGGATCGAGGCGATGATCGAGCGGGTGCTCGATACGCGCCGTGCGCTGGCGCAGATCAAGGCCAGCAAGACGCCGAAGGCCAGCAGCAGCTTGCTGTTCGCGGACGGGGCCTTGATCGCCACCGTGCTCGCCAAGCACGACGATCTTTACGAGCTCGAGTTCGATACCGACGATCTGCTCGCCGCGCTCGATGCCCATGGCGAGCTGCCGCTGCCGCCGTACATCCAGCGCACGGCCGACGAGCGCAAATCCAGCGCTGGCGATGACGCGCGTTATCAGACGGTGTGGGCGCGCGAGCCGGGCGCGGTGGCTGCGCCGACGGCGAGCCTGCATTTCGATGAGGCGATGCTGGCGGCGATTCGCGCGCGCGGCGTCAGCATCGCGTTCACCACCCTGCATGTCGGCGCCGGCACCTTCCAGCCGGTGCGGGTCGATGATCTGGCCACGCACGTCATGCATGCCGAGCGACTCACGGTGACGGCCGAACTCGCGCAGGCCGTTGCCGATGCCAAGGCGCGCGGCGGACGGATCGTCGCAGCTGGCACGACGGTGGTGCGGGCGCTGGAAACGGCGTCAGCCGAGACCGGCATCGTCGAGCCTTACCAGGGTGAGACGCGGCTGTTCATCACGCCGGGTTATGCGTTCCGCGTCGTCGATGCGCTGCTGACCAATTTCCATCTGCCGGAATCGACACTGCTGATGCTGGTCTGCGCATTCGGGGGTTATCAGCGGGTGATGGCCGCGTATCGCCACGCGGTGGAACAGCGCTATCGCTTCTTCTCCTACGGCGATGCGATGTGGTTGCCGCTGCGCGCCAGCCAGTCCAGCGCGCCCTGA
- a CDS encoding tyrosine-type recombinase/integrase — MLTAIEVRNAKPALKPRKLFDGGGLFLLVMPEGGKRWRLKYRFDGKEKLLAIGTYPEIELAKAREARDAARKLLAQGTDPADHRKATREAERATREHTFGVMAEKWFKKKSGEWSPASHDKARLYLDRDLLPALRARPVAEITRPELVAVLRKIEARDALDVAKKCRGWLNGIFQFAMVEGAVDINRATDLHVVAAAAPARRAHPHLPIGELPGFLNALADYCGDRGTAIAIRLHLLTAARPGELRAAPWSEFDLDEATWSIPAERMKMGRPHVVPLPAQAVALLRELRTLNERSPLAFPSRDHRDRPMSENTVNTAINRIGYGGRQTGHGFRHLISTALNERGYNRDWIERQLSHGDEDDIRAIYNGAQYLSQRRQMMQAWADEIDSLQAGGNVTAIRRQA; from the coding sequence ATGTTGACCGCGATCGAGGTCCGCAACGCCAAGCCCGCACTGAAGCCGCGCAAGCTGTTCGACGGCGGCGGCTTGTTCCTCCTGGTAATGCCTGAAGGCGGCAAGCGATGGCGGCTGAAGTACCGCTTCGACGGCAAGGAAAAGCTGCTGGCGATCGGCACCTATCCCGAGATCGAGCTGGCGAAGGCCCGCGAAGCCCGCGACGCTGCCCGCAAGTTGCTGGCGCAGGGCACCGATCCTGCCGACCACCGCAAGGCGACGCGCGAAGCAGAGCGCGCCACACGCGAACACACCTTCGGCGTGATGGCGGAAAAGTGGTTCAAGAAGAAAAGCGGCGAATGGTCACCCGCGTCGCACGACAAGGCCCGGCTGTATCTCGACCGCGACCTGTTGCCCGCATTGAGGGCGCGGCCGGTCGCGGAGATCACCCGCCCTGAGCTGGTCGCCGTGCTGCGGAAGATCGAAGCCCGCGATGCTCTGGACGTAGCCAAGAAATGCAGGGGCTGGCTGAACGGCATCTTTCAGTTCGCGATGGTCGAGGGCGCGGTGGACATCAACCGCGCGACCGATCTGCATGTAGTCGCGGCCGCAGCGCCAGCGCGCCGCGCGCATCCGCATCTGCCGATCGGGGAGCTGCCCGGCTTCCTGAATGCGCTGGCCGACTATTGCGGCGATCGAGGCACCGCCATCGCGATCCGCCTGCACCTGCTGACGGCCGCGCGCCCTGGCGAGCTGCGCGCCGCGCCTTGGTCCGAGTTCGACCTGGACGAAGCAACCTGGAGCATCCCGGCAGAGCGTATGAAGATGGGCCGGCCGCACGTCGTGCCACTGCCGGCGCAGGCCGTCGCGCTGCTGCGCGAGCTGCGCACACTGAACGAGCGCAGCCCCCTCGCCTTCCCATCCCGCGATCACCGCGACCGGCCAATGAGCGAGAACACCGTAAATACCGCCATCAACCGCATCGGCTACGGCGGGCGGCAGACCGGGCACGGCTTCAGGCATCTGATATCGACCGCGCTGAACGAGCGCGGCTACAACCGCGATTGGATCGAGCGCCAGCTATCGCACGGCGATGAAGACGACATCCGCGCGATCTACAACGGTGCGCAGTACCTGAGCCAAAGGCGGCAGATGATGCAGGCATGGGCCGATGAGATCGATAGTCTGCAAGCGGGCGGAAACGTCACAGCGATACGGCGGCAGGCATGA
- a CDS encoding glucan biosynthesis protein, with protein MQRRELLKSLSAGAGALATGLAAPAAEAADRGKLKQLGKPQAFDYSWLKGQARQMASVAYLAPPSDLPKTLQGLDFDRYQNIRYRADRGLWAKDDLSFQVRFFHMGLFFKDPVRMFEIVNGQAQEIAYDSTLFDFGKSGVKANQLPNDLGFAGFRVLFHTDLERDVGAWLGASYFRAVGGDWQYGMSARGLAIDTGAPTPEEFPRFTSYWLERPAAGSNKLVIYALMDSPSVSGAYRFEISPGASHVMEIDAALYPRRKIDRLGIAPGTSMYQTGENDRRMAYDYRPEIHDSDGLQMWTGAGEWIWRPLVNPVGLRFNSFSDNNPRGFGLMQRDHNFDHYQDDGAYYDLRPSLWVEPKGDWGKGSVQLVEIPTQDETFDNMVAFWNPEKKPMPGEELLFAYRLHWGRKPPAAPRLATVQATRTGLGGAAGVKRSYFSWRFVVDFAGGDLGLLGRDTKVEAVITASRGTIELTSARPLKEINGYRAIFDLKPPDDSTDPIDLRMFLKSVGQPLSETWIYQYNPPAPADRHLNRI; from the coding sequence ATGCAAAGACGTGAACTGCTGAAATCCCTGTCGGCCGGTGCCGGCGCACTGGCCACCGGCCTGGCTGCCCCCGCTGCCGAAGCCGCCGACCGCGGCAAGCTCAAGCAGCTCGGCAAGCCCCAGGCCTTTGACTACAGCTGGCTCAAGGGCCAGGCGCGGCAGATGGCCTCGGTGGCCTATCTCGCTCCGCCCAGCGACTTGCCGAAGACCTTGCAGGGTCTCGATTTCGATCGCTACCAGAACATCCGCTACCGCGCCGATCGCGGCCTGTGGGCGAAGGACGATCTGTCGTTCCAGGTTCGTTTCTTCCACATGGGCCTGTTCTTCAAGGACCCGGTCCGGATGTTCGAGATCGTCAACGGTCAGGCGCAGGAAATCGCCTACGACTCGACCTTGTTCGATTTCGGCAAGTCCGGCGTCAAGGCCAACCAGCTGCCGAACGATCTCGGTTTCGCCGGCTTCCGCGTGCTGTTCCATACCGATCTGGAGCGCGATGTCGGCGCCTGGCTCGGCGCCAGCTACTTCCGCGCAGTGGGCGGTGACTGGCAGTACGGCATGTCGGCACGCGGCCTGGCGATCGACACCGGCGCGCCGACGCCGGAAGAATTCCCGCGCTTCACCAGCTATTGGCTGGAACGGCCGGCGGCCGGCTCGAACAAGCTGGTGATCTATGCGCTGATGGATTCGCCGAGCGTTTCCGGCGCCTATCGCTTCGAGATTTCGCCCGGCGCCAGCCACGTGATGGAGATCGACGCCGCGCTGTATCCGCGCCGCAAGATCGACCGTCTCGGCATCGCACCCGGCACCAGCATGTACCAGACCGGCGAAAACGATCGCCGCATGGCCTACGACTACCGGCCGGAAATCCACGATTCCGACGGCCTGCAGATGTGGACCGGCGCCGGTGAATGGATCTGGCGGCCGCTGGTCAATCCGGTCGGCCTGCGCTTCAACTCGTTCAGCGATAACAACCCGCGCGGCTTCGGCCTGATGCAGCGTGATCACAACTTCGATCACTATCAGGACGACGGCGCCTACTACGACCTGCGGCCGAGCCTCTGGGTCGAGCCGAAGGGCGACTGGGGCAAGGGCTCGGTGCAGCTGGTCGAGATTCCGACCCAGGACGAAACCTTCGACAACATGGTGGCGTTCTGGAACCCGGAGAAGAAGCCGATGCCGGGCGAGGAACTGTTGTTCGCCTATCGCCTGCACTGGGGCCGCAAGCCGCCTGCAGCGCCGCGGCTGGCGACCGTGCAGGCCACGCGTACCGGTCTCGGCGGCGCCGCTGGCGTCAAGCGCAGCTATTTCTCCTGGCGCTTCGTGGTCGATTTCGCTGGCGGCGATCTCGGCCTGCTGGGCCGCGACACCAAGGTGGAAGCGGTCATCACCGCCTCGCGCGGCACCATCGAACTGACCTCGGCGCGGCCGCTGAAGGAGATCAACGGCTATCGCGCGATCTTCGATCTGAAGCCGCCGGATGACTCGACCGATCCGATCGACCTGCGCATGTTCCTGAAGAGCGTCGGCCAGCCGCTGAGCGAAACCTGGATCTACCAGTACAACCCGCCAGCACCGGCCGATCGGCATCTGAACCGGATCTGA